The Bosea sp. 685 DNA window GCCCGACGCCTTCGCGCGATTCCTGGATGACGAGATCGGCCGCACGGCCGCCACCGTCAAATCCCGCAACATCAAGATCGATTGAAGGTCATCGATCGCGCGAAGGAGCCGCCGATGGCGGATGATGGTCCGGTCCCCAACTCTGCTGGCATGGCGGCGCCTCGCTCCGCCGTGCCGGCGGGTGCTTGCGACGCGCATTGCCATATCCTGGATCCGCGCTTTCCGAGCCCTGATGCGGCGAAGCCGTCCGGCATGACGTTTGACGACTACCGGCTGCTGCAGGCGCGTCTGGGCACGCAGCGGGCGGTGGTCGTGCAGTCCAAGTTCCATCGCAAGGACCATGCTTGCCTGCTCGACGCCTTGCGTCGCTTCGATGGGGCCGGTCGCGGCATCGGCGTGCTCGATCCTGGCGCCAGCGATGACGAACTGAAGCGGCTCGACGCAGGCGGCGTGCGCGGTCTGCGCTTCAGCGTCTGGAACCCGGCCGACACCGTCACGACCATCGAGATGATCGAGCCCTTGGCCCGGCGCATCGCCGATCTCGGCTGGCACGCGCAGCTTCACATGATGGGCGACCAGATCGTCGCGCATGCGGCGCTGCTCAAGCGCCTGCCATGCCCGATCGTCTTCGACCATATGGGCCGGCTGCCGCCGTCACTGGGACCGGAGCACGCAGCCTTCGCGGTGATCGGCGACCTGGTTACGGCCGGCCGGGCCTGGGTCAAGCTCGCCGGCGCCTATCTCAATACGCAAGCCGGCG harbors:
- a CDS encoding amidohydrolase family protein, with protein sequence MAAPRSAVPAGACDAHCHILDPRFPSPDAAKPSGMTFDDYRLLQARLGTQRAVVVQSKFHRKDHACLLDALRRFDGAGRGIGVLDPGASDDELKRLDAGGVRGLRFSVWNPADTVTTIEMIEPLARRIADLGWHAQLHMMGDQIVAHAALLKRLPCPIVFDHMGRLPPSLGPEHAAFAVIGDLVTAGRAWVKLAGAYLNTQAGAPDYPDASAIARAFIDLAPERLVWGSDWPHITEPAGHKPDDAALLDLLDGWSGAEAVRTRILVDNPAELYGFG